The following nucleotide sequence is from Brienomyrus brachyistius isolate T26 chromosome 25, BBRACH_0.4, whole genome shotgun sequence.
CAGTATTGGGAACCAAATCTCACTCGGTCCTCACATAATCCCGTTAAGAACTTTCATCGAATTTCCATAGAATTAAAGTCCACATGGATGGTATTCCGTACTGATCCCATTCACATATCCTCGGGACTGAGCGGGTTTGTAAAACTGCTCTTCAGTTGGGTTCCTGCACATGTATAAACTGTGCTTGCAGTTGTGTTCAACTGTGTAGAAACCTGAGCTTGCAGTTCAAACCAATGCTTCCCGACCcctgtcctcagggacccccaggtgtgaccccccccctgcctgcagcttacCCGGGTCATCTTCAGGAAGTCCAGCGCAGGGCGGGTCCACGGTGGGCCTTCCCCACGGCGCCGCTTAAGCCGGTTCCGGTGCTCCTGCAGCTCACTGGGCTGGGAGTGGCAGCGGGGCCTGGGAAGGGGGGCCAGTACCGCTGCGTCCAGCAGCTCCTGGGAGACCGAGAAGCAGCAGCAGGGGCTGCCGTCGGACGAGCGGTGCGGCGCGGAGGAGGATGACCAGGGAGAGCAGACGTCGCTCCTCTCGCTGCCGTCCGCGAAGCCGCTGCTGGCAGACGAGGGCCGGGGGATGAAGGTCGTCACTTCCGGCGACCTGTCACCGTCTCGGTGCTGGGAGACCGTCGTCCACACTCCGGATCCGCTACCGGGTTTCCACGGCGACCGGCAGCGCAGCAGCTTGTCGGACTCTGACAGGGAGCGGCAGTGGCGTTTGGTGGGCAGGGCCAGCGAGGGGCGGCAGGGCGCGCTGGGGCTCAGGATGCACGGCCAGCCGTGTGCGCCGCCCGACCCGACCCGTTCACCCGGCCCTGCTGCATGGTCGCCCCTCACCGGAAGGGGAACAGTCCTGACCAAACTCTCAGCCCTGGGGGCGACGCTCTGGCCGGCTACATTCCAGTCACCTAGGCCCAAACCACAAGAATCCCACTGTTAGCGTCAAGCGTTCGTCATGGTAACAAACTCTACTGTATTACTCTGGAGGTCATTCCTATATAGTGAAGCACAGCAAATGTAATGGCGAAACCTGGTATGGCACAAACAAACCCTACAGATGACTTACCATGGATACTATGAAATGACTGGTTCCCAGTTTGGCTCTCGGTCTCAGTGGAGCCCTGAAATAGAGTCCCTAATGTCACAATACTGCTCCAAATTGACACAGATTCCCATCTATGTCATGTTTATGCCTCCCTGCGTTGCAGCCTAATTAGTGACAGGCATAAACTGTTGGCATCAGCCAAACTTCATCTGCGGTGCCGTGGTCCTGCGTGGTATTTAAATCCAGAGAAATCTAAtggaatatacagtatctcagaCGGGTGATGAGGAAAAACACCCAGAGCCAGGATTTTGGCTGGATGACCAAACAAGTCCCTAGATTCTTAGTTGATAAGACAGTTTCCTGCTACCTAAGTTACAAAAAAAAGAGCAAGACTTCCCTTAACAAAAGGACAATGGTAATTCGCTTGAATAGAGCTTAAACGAAGCTTAAGATGGTGCAGCAGTCATTTGCCCATCACTGGGCGGCATTCTGCTCTAACTCACCAGGCTGACGCTGTGTGTCCTGCAGGGGGAGTCGGTCAGTCTCTGCTGCTGCAGTCTCTCTGTAACCAGTGTCACCATGGTGGCTGGTCCCTTCTCGCTGCTGGCGCTGGTCAGCATTGAGGTTCCGGCAGGCTCTCACCCTCCCATGCCCCGCTCACCAGCTCCAGTCAGTTAGCGGGAGGGGGCACTGCATGCCCTTGCAGCATTTGCTGGAGTCAGACAGCGATCGagggtctatatatatatatatatatatatatatatatataatcataatAATGATTCACTGAGCATCTGCAAATGTCAACCATGTACATTTAGATGCCAGTTAAACAAACGTTACCCTGTCTGATCCTCTGCCTCTTACTGCCAAAACCAGAATGCTTACATTCAATCGATTGTCATCATCAGCTGGCCGTTTTCTTACAGTTGCCAGTGAAGATCGTCGCACGTGTCGCTCTCGCCTCTTTTCTGTGGATGGCAGTAAGACATGAATGCAGCGGCTAATATGTTTTTAAGACTGCCTACTTATTTGAGATATTTTGAGGTTGTGACTATCCTAAGTTTTTCGGGGGAGCAGACTGAACAGATTCTAGTTCTAGGACAGAAACTATTCTTGTACTGGACAGAAAGGTGCTTCACAAGAACTGCTTCAGTGAAAAACCCAGACCTAGGTGCCTAAACATAGATTAGCTGAGTGATTTATTCTGTCACGCTAAGCCTTTAAGGGACACTTTTTCCAAAAGGAGGAATGCCTGAATTGCACCGTGTCATCAAAGCACTGTCACTAATATATGTTGGGTGCCTCTGTCAATGAGCCCTGCTTTACGCAATTGATGAGTAATGAGGTTCTGGCTTATTTTCATAGTTATCCTTTTCATAAACATGAGATGAGTTTTGCCTTAACGCTTACTATGCAATCAAATAATATTCATGCATTTCGCATTCTAGCTAAACCTTCCCGAACTATTTCAGAAATGCATATACTTAGGTAGCACGAGGTTTAACTGGTAAAAGGCTATAACTGGGTCAGGCGTACTTCCAGTTATTAGCGATCTATAATTTAAGACAGTTATTAATGGATTAGCCACCACAGATAGCCATCCGCTAACAATCCTATCCGGCCTAATAAACGGTAGCCAGCGTTATAATCTGCTTTTACAGATTAGTTTGTAAACAATCAGCAAACAGGCCATTTCTTCCAAATATGCTCCGTATATTAACGTACGCGTATTTCCACGAAGTAAAAGCAAACACGCCGATCTGGGTGGCATTTTATTCTATCCATCTTTAGCGCCTGCGAGCTGCCAGATGAGCCTAGTGGGTCGCCCTGGTTCTGCTCCCCAGGCCCGCAATCGCCGGCGCTGTTTCCAATCAACATTTCAAGAATAAGACAAGAAACGCGACACGCAAAATGTAACCGAGAATGTCTACCTGGAAACTGCGTTTCCAACCCAGCAGATTTGCCCGATATAATGAGTCTTGTATTAATACTCGGAGAAAAACATCAGCAGCCCCCTCCGGGCGACCCCGCCTCCCCGATTTCATTGGCCGCGTTACGGCGCTCGGCCGGCAGGGAGACGCAGCGCTGAAGCGGACAGGGTTAATACTGGGAGCGAATACTACAGCAATGTCAATGCCGAGAATAAAATCGCTATATAGTAAGAAACCGTATTCGTCAGTGAACCATAATCTGCGTCGCACGGAGAGGATCCGCGCTGCTTATTAAATACATTATTCTCCTTTGTTCAAGCAGCGACTGGCGCAGACACTACAAATTGAACTGAATGGGGTTTTGGAAGGATAGGACTGCGTGAGCAAGGTTAGCTATATGCCTGCCGAGAGAAATGAGATGTAACATTATTTTGAATTGTTTTGTTAATAATAGTAAATTTACTCCGCCTTCCCGCAAAGGTCAAGTGGGTATTAAATGTAtttctatatagcgcctttcacaacagagtagCCCCAAGGCGCTTTACATGGGTGCGTTATGATACATTACAGCATCATTAAATTGgtggaaaatggaaggatggaaaaTGAATTTGCAGATCCTTGGTTTGTTAATAGCTAATTTATCTAGCATTacaataatagcataatacCAAGTAATAATACCAAAATTGACTGAATTTTTCTCTAAACATATCCTGTAAACTAATGAGTTTTGGAAACGTGCCCTTCAATCAATTTGATGTTGACTGTCTCAcacatgattttttaaaaataaaataactataCTTTAAATTCTTCTGCCAACCTCGAGAAATATTTGGGCCCAAAGCTCACAGACATCTAACATAAACCACAACCAGTAACCAGTCAACAGTGACCCAAAGACTGTTCATAAAAGTTCAGTTTTCTGTAATATTTACTGAATTTAATTATGcagataatggatgaatgttttactttattttatcctgaatacagtgtaaactaaacattttggaaacatttttaaaagtcaAAGTGATGTgttgagagtttttttttctgattgaTCTGTCAGCATCTCATCTGACGTGTGGATGCTGCGCTTCCTATCATTCGTAGTGATGGAACTTTCCTAAAGACGGTGAAAATGGCGAGAGAGACTGTCACAACGGCAGTGAGCACGATGGGAAAGGAAGCACGGGAGTCCGGGAATAAGGGGTAAACTTGAGGTTTATTTAAGGGGTTGACACAACCGGGAGCACGGAGAACCATTAGCGGGCTTGAGACGTTAAAGCCAAGACTGGGGAAACGTACTCTAAcgcagactgaaatacacaggaatcAGGAAAACAATTCAAAACAGCTGAtgacacggggattccacacgaggtaaacGAGGCGGCGTGgcaggatcggacgagcagggtGTGACAGAGACTTTATGAGCATTAAGAATGACAGAAGAGTGCCGAATAACATCGACCCATTGAGGTACAAGCAAGGTGCCTGCAGGTGGAGCCCAAGGCTGAGCGACGGTATGAACAGCAGGGGCTACGGTGAGAGATACAGCAGTACATACTACTATCACAATACAAGGACGGCTTCATTGGCTGTAAGCAGTTCAATTCCAGCCAATGATATCAAACCTGCGGTGTTTTGGGGCAGCATTTTCCCCTAAAAAATAGCGAATGTCTCGCCAGTTAATCACCAAACTACACTTGCATTTCCCAACTTTAATTAGTGAAAAAAATAGCGAATACAATCAAATATAATAAGACGGAAATTTTGGGTTTACttttttacttttgtgagtaaatggtctGCTTAggattagatttttttaaagaactcaGAAACTGTGAATGACTTCAGATCGTAatgtaaaaaacaaagcaaacagGCGCAAAAAATGGTCCAGATATGGTCTCGTGAAAAGCCAGATCAGAACCACTGACAGCAGTGCGAACGCAAGGGTGACCGCAAGCAACCTATGAATACTTCAGTTTCATTTTccatgttaaattgtatttatgGGTTTACTATTTAATACGTCAGTGCATTTTAGGACTTCATAGCAACTGCTATATATGCACCTCACCATGGTCCGTATACTTAAAATTCCCTTCATTTATATACGGTATCCAACACAGTCGTCCCAAAGTGCCTGAAACAAACCCATAGTATACCTGGATAATATTCCAGTATAGTATACCAGTATAGCAGTTAGCAGTGGTGGGCATGACATCACTCCTCTCGCCGCTGTCCACGCGGCCACTGCTGGTTAACGGAACACGAGCTGTTGAAATGTGTGTGGAGGAGGTTACCTCGGGTGACGTGCCACGTCGCTGGGAAGTTGCTGTCCGGTCAGGTCAGCTGCCAGGTCCCCACTGTGAGTGGGAGTGAATCAGCTCATCTCATCCCAATAAGAAGATCCAGTGGCATTTGGTGGGTAGTGCCGCGTTTGGAGGTGAGTACGCTGACCCAGTCGTGAACCAGGATCACAAGCCTAAAACGCTTTTAGGGGTCATGTACAGGCCAGTGGGATGTGGGGTCAAATCCCATAGCTTGTAGAGTAATACTGAGCAATATCCTTAAGCCCAACTGCTGTAGAAATGTTATCCGAGGTGTATTTTAGTAAGAAGGTGTCAGTGTAAACGacccaatttccccacagggatgaaAAAAGTgcaattatttcattat
It contains:
- the LOC125720497 gene encoding protein FAM53A-like, which gives rise to MLTSASSEKGPATMVTLVTERLQQQRLTDSPCRTHSVSLGSTETESQTGNQSFHSIHGDWNVAGQSVAPRAESLVRTVPLPVRGDHAAGPGERVGSGGAHGWPCILSPSAPCRPSLALPTKRHCRSLSESDKLLRCRSPWKPGSGSGVWTTVSQHRDGDRSPEVTTFIPRPSSASSGFADGSERSDVCSPWSSSSAPHRSSDGSPCCCFSVSQELLDAAVLAPLPRPRCHSQPSELQEHRNRLKRRRGEGPPWTRPALDFLKMTRTLKSSRSLCSLDYEDTGDPEMDPEMALSPSARDPAADPAGPGVSLAADQLSLDRHHTPHLKSTAALSESDEEASDSERTEAAAFPLECGDLDLEEIENN